One window of Triplophysa rosa linkage group LG8, Trosa_1v2, whole genome shotgun sequence genomic DNA carries:
- the flot1b gene encoding flotillin-1b has translation MFYTCGPNEAMVVSGCGRSPPLMIAGGRVFVLPCIQQIQRITLNTLTLNVKSDKVYTRHGVPISVTGIAQVKIQGQNKEMLAAACQMFMGKSESEISHIALETLEGHQRAIIAHLTVEEIYQDRKKFSEHVFKVASSDLVNMGIGVVSYTLKDVHDDQNYLVSLGKARTAQVQKDARIGEAQFKRDAVMREAYAMQEKISAQYKNEIEMAKAQRDFELKKAAYDIEVNTKKAESEMAYQLQVAKTKQRIEEEKMQVQVVERTQQITLQEQEITRREKELEARVRKPAEAERYRVEKLAEAERLQLIMEAEAEAESIRMKGEAEAFALEAKGRAEAEQMVKKAEAFKEYKEGAMVDMLLEKLPLMAEEISRPLSAAQKVTMVSSGGSEVGVAKLTGEILEIMTRLPIAVEKLTGVNISQGALARMG, from the exons ATGTTCTACACTTGTGGTCCCAATGAGGCGATGGTGGTCTCAG gctgCGGCCGCTCCCCTCCTCTGATGATTGCTGGAGGAAGAGTGTTTGTTTTACCCTGCATTCAACAAATCCAGCG GATAACTCTCAATACTCTGACTCTGAATGTGAAGAGTGATAAGGTCTACACCAGACATGGAGTTCCGATCTCAGTGACGGGCATTGCCCAG GTGAAGATCCAGggacagaataaagaaatgttgGCCGCAGCTTGTCAAATGTTTATGGGGAAGTCCGAGTCTGAGATATCTCATATCGCTCTGGAGACACTTGAGGGACATCAGAGAGCCATCATTGCTCACTTGACTGTGGAG GAGATCTACCAGGACCGTAAAAAGTTTTCCGAGCATGTATTTAAGGTCGCCTCCTCTGACCTGGTCAACATGGGGATTGGTGTGGTCAGCTACACACTCAAGGATGTTCATGACGATCAG AATTATCTTGTGTCGCTGGGTAAAGCCCGTACCGCTCAGGTGCAAAAAGACGCTCGTATCGGCGAAGCTCAGTTCAAGAGAGATGCTGTCATGAGG gAGGCTTATGCCATGCAGGAGAAGATCTCTGCTCAGTACAAGAATGAGATTGAGATGGCTAAAGCCCAGCGAGACTTTGAGCTGAAGAAAGCAGCCTACGACATTGAGGTCAACACTAAGAAGGCAGAGTCTGAAATGGCCTATCAGCTTCAG GTGGCTAAAACAAAGCAGCGTATCGAAGAGGAGAAGATGCAGGTTCAGGTTGTGGAGCGTACGCAGCAGATCACCTTGCAGGAGCAGGAGATCACCCGCAGGGAAAAAGAACTGGAAGCCAGGGTCAGGAAACCGGCCGAGGCTGAGCGATACCGTGTCGAGAAGCTCGCAGAGGCAGAGCG ACTTCAGTTGATCATGGAGGCAGAAGCTGAGGCAGAATCCATCAGA atGAAGGGAGAGGCAGAGGCCTTTGCTCTGGAGGCGAAGGGTCGTGCTGAGGCTGAGCAGATGGTCAAAAAGGCAGAAGCTTTTAAAGAGTACAAAGAGGGAGCTATGGTGGATATGCTGCTGGAGAAACTCCCACTG ATGGCAGAGGAGATCAGCAGGCCACTCTCTGCTGCCCAGAAGGTCACCATGGTGTCCAGCGGAGGGTCAGAAGTGGGTGTGGCTAAGCTGACCGGAGAAATACTGGAAATTATGACTCGCCTGCCGATCGCGGTGGAGAAACTGACCGGAGTTAACATCTCACAG GGTGCCTTAGCCCGTATGGGTTAA
- the ddr1 gene encoding epithelial discoidin domain-containing receptor 1 isoform X2, with protein MATQMLVLLPILLSVLLISWTAAQDVDWHFDSAKCRYALGMEDGTIPDSDITASSAWSDSTEAKHGRLSTGEGDGAWCPAGPVFPSGSEYLQVDLHKLYFLSLVGTQGRHADGLGREFARSYRLRYSRDGRNWITWRDRWGQEVVSGNENTYDVVLKDLGPPIIARMVRFFPLADRVMSVCLRVELYGCVWEDGLKSYTAPVGHVMNLSGSPVNLNDSVYDGSKEAGMMFGGLGQLCDGVLGGNDFMESKELRVWPGYDYVGWSQDVLGQPAVDIEFHFEKTRIFHTMQVHSSNRYIQGVRVFSRVECKFKATLLSPWAEPPLILHVPLGDMNDPSARTISLPLGGQPAQILSCRFAFESRWLLISEISFYSVPFESGSLPSPTASIRPLNVTHPVLSNATGSSTEFPTITLRAGLPVAKDDSSNTAILIGCLVGIILLLVAVIVVILWRQYWKKLLGKAQGSLSSDELRVHLSVPSDNVVINNTNTHTYSSRYQRIHTFPDDREGEYQEPSTVLRPREQCDSAALLLNNPAYHLLLSDLTHGPNRLTNCHSQQEKPQNLSQACAIDMVDKGLPIQEGPPPYPGAPPPGLSGLHYGEASGGGGSVPHYAEADIISLQGVTGNNTYAVPALSATPTDCPPLPELPRERLIFKEKLGEGQFGEVHLCEIENPQDLSNLEFPFNVRKGRPLLVAVKILRPDASKNARNDFLKEVKILSRLKDSNIIRLLGVCVSSDPLCMVTEYMESGDLNQYLSQRALLDKTGPSHDTPTVSYPALISMASQIASGMKFLASLNFVHRDLATRNCLVGGERGDGEDRGGERQIKIADFGMSRNLYAGDYYRIQGRAVLPIRWMAWECILMGKFTTASDVWAFGVTLWEMLSVCQEQPYSHMTDEQVIDNAGEFFRDQGRQVYLARPAVCPQGLYELMLSCWNRDCKLRPSFAYIHSFLTEDAMNMV; from the exons atggcaacacagATGCTGGTGTTGTTGCCTATTCTCCTCTCTGTCCTCCTTATTTCCTGGACAGCGGCCCAGGACGTggattggcattttgactcgg CGAAATGTCGTTACGCTCTCGGTATGGAGGATGGCACCATACCCGACTCTGACATCACCGCATCCAGCGCCTGGTCCGACTCCACTGAAGCCAAACACGGCAG GTTGAGTACAGGAGAAGGTGATGGAGCGTGGTGTCCAGCTGGTCCTGTGTTCCCCAGCGGTTCTGAATACCTGCAGGTGGATCTACACAAACTGTATTTCCTGTCTCTGGTAGGGACGCAGGGTCGGCATGCAGACGGCCTCGGGCGGGAGTTTGCGCGCAGTTACCGGCTTCGTTACTCTCGTGATGGACGTAATTGGATTACTTGGAGAGATCGCTGGGGGCAGGAG GTGGTGTCAGGGAACGAGAACACATATGATGTGGTGCTGAAGGACCTGGGCCCGCCCATTATAGCACGCATGGTGCGGTTCTTCCCGCTGGCGGATCGTGTGATGAGCGTGTGTTTAAGAGTTGAGCTCTATGGTTGTGTCTGGGAAG aTGGACTGAAGTCATACACCGCTCCTGTGGGTCATGTGATGAATCTGTCTGGGTCACCTGTCAACCTTAATGACTCTGTGTATGATGGCAGCAAAGAGGCAGG gaTGATGTTTGGAGGATTAGGCCAGCTGTGTGATGGTGTTTTAGGTGGGAATGATTTCATGGAGAGTAAAGAGTTGAGAGTGTGGCCAGGATATGATTATGTGGGCTGGAGTCAAGACGTCCTCGGGCAGCCGGCTGTTGACATTGAATTTCACTTTGAGAAAACACGGATCTTTCACACTATGCAG gtgcACAGCAGTAACAGATACATTCAGGGCGTGCGGGTGTTCAGTCGGGTGGAGTGTAAGTTTAAAGCAACTCTGTTGAGCCCGTGGGCAGAGCCTCCGCTCATCCTTCACGTGCCCTTGGGAGACATGAACGACCCGTCGGCCCGCACCATCTCGCTGCCTCTCGGGGGACAACCGGCACAAATTCTCAGCTGCCGGTTTGCTTTTGAAAGCCGTTGGCTCCTCATTAGCGAGATCAGCTTCTACTCTG TGCCGTTTGAGAGTGGATCTCTTCCTTCTCCTACTGCCAGTATTCGTCCTCTCAATGTCACCCATCCAGTCCTCTCGAACGCCACCGGCAGCTCAACGG AGTTTCCTACCATCACTCTGAGGGCGGGGCTACCTGTGGCCAAAGATGACAGCAGCAATACAGCCATCCTGATTGGCTGCCTGGTTGGAATTATTCTGCTCCTAGTGGCTGTCATAGTCGTCATACTGTGGAGGCAATACTGGAAGAAGCTGCTTGGCAAG GCACAGGGTAGTCTCTCCAGCGACGAGCTACGGGTTCATCTTTCAGTTCCCTCGGACAACGTGGTGATCAACAACACCAACACGCACACATACTCCAGCCGCTATCAGCGTATACACACTTTCCCAGATGACAGAGAGGGAGAGTACCAGGAGCCCAGCACTGTACTACGACCCCGAGAGCAGTGTGACAGCGCag CACTGCTGTTAAACAACCCAGCCTATCATCTCCTCCTGTCTGACCTGACACATGGCCCCAACAGGCTGACAAACTGCCACAGCCAGCAAGAAAAGCCCCAAAACCTGTCCCAGG CATGTGCTATTGACATGGTTGATAAAGGCCTGCCCATTCAGGAGGGTCCGCCTCCTTACCCTGGAGCCCCGCCCCCTGGTCTATCGGGTCTTCATTATGGGGAAGCATCGGGTGGTGGGGGAAGTGTTCCTCACTATGCGGAGGCTGACATCATCAGTCTACAAGGAGTTACTGGAAACAATACGTATGCAGTCCCTGCTCTCTCAGCCACTCCCACTGACTGCCCGCCACTGCCTGAGTTGCCACGGGAACGGCTTATATTCAAAGAAAAGTTGGGAGAAGGCCAATTTGGCGAG GTACATTTGTGCGAGATTGAAAACCCACAGGACCTGTCAAACCTGGAGTTCCCATTTAATGTCAGGAAAGGGCGCCCTCTGCTGGTGGCTGTGAAGATTCTGAGGCCAGATGCCTCTAAAAATGCCAG AAATGACTTTCTAAAGGAGGTAAAGATCTTATCTCGCCTGAAGGATTCAAACATCATCCGTCTGCTCGGTGTGTGCGTGAGCAGCGATCCACTCTGTATGGTCACAGAATACATGGAGAGCGGGGACCTCAATCAATACCTCTCCCAGAGAGCACTGCTGGACAAGACAGGACCTTCACATGACACACCCACCGTCAG TTACCCAGCTTTGATCTCCATGGCGAGTCAGATCGCATCAGGGATGAAGTTCTTAGCGTCCCTGAACTTCGTGCACCGGGACCTGGCCACGCGGAACTGCCTGGTGGGGGGAGAGAGAGGCGACGGGGAGGACCGAGGAGGGGAGCGTCAGATAAAGATAGCTGACTTCGGCATGAGCAGGAACCTCTATGCTGGCGATTACTACAGGATACAGGGCAGAGCTGTGCTGCCCATTCGCTGGATGGCATGGGAGTGCATTCTCATG GGGAAGTTCACCACAGCCAGTGATGTATGGGCGTTTGGCGTGACGCTGTGGGAAATGCTGAGCGTGTGTCAGGAGCAGCCGTACAGTCACATGACCGACGAGCAAGTCATTGACAACGCAGGGGAGTTCTTCAGAGACCAGGGGAGACAG GTGTACCTGGCTCGCCCGGCCGTGTGCCCGCAGGGTTTGTACGAGCTGATGCTTAGCTGCTGGAACAGAGACTGTAAACTACGGCCTTCTTTTGCTTACATTCACTCCTTCCTCACCGAGGACGCTATGAACATGGtgtaa
- the ddr1 gene encoding epithelial discoidin domain-containing receptor 1 isoform X3, giving the protein MATQMLVLLPILLSVLLISWTAAQDVDWHFDSAKCRYALGMEDGTIPDSDITASSAWSDSTEAKHGRLSTGEGDGAWCPAGPVFPSGSEYLQVDLHKLYFLSLVGTQGRHADGLGREFARSYRLRYSRDGRNWITWRDRWGQEVVSGNENTYDVVLKDLGPPIIARMVRFFPLADRVMSVCLRVELYGCVWEDGLKSYTAPVGHVMNLSGSPVNLNDSVYDGSKEAGMMFGGLGQLCDGVLGGNDFMESKELRVWPGYDYVGWSQDVLGQPAVDIEFHFEKTRIFHTMQVHSSNRYIQGVRVFSRVECKFKATLLSPWAEPPLILHVPLGDMNDPSARTISLPLGGQPAQILSCRFAFESRWLLISEISFYSVPFESGSLPSPTASIRPLNVTHPVLSNATGSSTEFFMNTTLLLPSSMPTEFPTITLRAGLPVAKDDSSNTAILIGCLVGIILLLVAVIVVILWRQYWKKLLGKAQGSLSSDELRVHLSVPSDNVVINNTNTHTYSSRYQRIHTFPDDREGEYQEPSTVLRPREQCDSAACAIDMVDKGLPIQEGPPPYPGAPPPGLSGLHYGEASGGGGSVPHYAEADIISLQGVTGNNTYAVPALSATPTDCPPLPELPRERLIFKEKLGEGQFGEVHLCEIENPQDLSNLEFPFNVRKGRPLLVAVKILRPDASKNARNDFLKEVKILSRLKDSNIIRLLGVCVSSDPLCMVTEYMESGDLNQYLSQRALLDKTGPSHDTPTVSYPALISMASQIASGMKFLASLNFVHRDLATRNCLVGGERGDGEDRGGERQIKIADFGMSRNLYAGDYYRIQGRAVLPIRWMAWECILMGKFTTASDVWAFGVTLWEMLSVCQEQPYSHMTDEQVIDNAGEFFRDQGRQVYLARPAVCPQGLYELMLSCWNRDCKLRPSFAYIHSFLTEDAMNMV; this is encoded by the exons atggcaacacagATGCTGGTGTTGTTGCCTATTCTCCTCTCTGTCCTCCTTATTTCCTGGACAGCGGCCCAGGACGTggattggcattttgactcgg CGAAATGTCGTTACGCTCTCGGTATGGAGGATGGCACCATACCCGACTCTGACATCACCGCATCCAGCGCCTGGTCCGACTCCACTGAAGCCAAACACGGCAG GTTGAGTACAGGAGAAGGTGATGGAGCGTGGTGTCCAGCTGGTCCTGTGTTCCCCAGCGGTTCTGAATACCTGCAGGTGGATCTACACAAACTGTATTTCCTGTCTCTGGTAGGGACGCAGGGTCGGCATGCAGACGGCCTCGGGCGGGAGTTTGCGCGCAGTTACCGGCTTCGTTACTCTCGTGATGGACGTAATTGGATTACTTGGAGAGATCGCTGGGGGCAGGAG GTGGTGTCAGGGAACGAGAACACATATGATGTGGTGCTGAAGGACCTGGGCCCGCCCATTATAGCACGCATGGTGCGGTTCTTCCCGCTGGCGGATCGTGTGATGAGCGTGTGTTTAAGAGTTGAGCTCTATGGTTGTGTCTGGGAAG aTGGACTGAAGTCATACACCGCTCCTGTGGGTCATGTGATGAATCTGTCTGGGTCACCTGTCAACCTTAATGACTCTGTGTATGATGGCAGCAAAGAGGCAGG gaTGATGTTTGGAGGATTAGGCCAGCTGTGTGATGGTGTTTTAGGTGGGAATGATTTCATGGAGAGTAAAGAGTTGAGAGTGTGGCCAGGATATGATTATGTGGGCTGGAGTCAAGACGTCCTCGGGCAGCCGGCTGTTGACATTGAATTTCACTTTGAGAAAACACGGATCTTTCACACTATGCAG gtgcACAGCAGTAACAGATACATTCAGGGCGTGCGGGTGTTCAGTCGGGTGGAGTGTAAGTTTAAAGCAACTCTGTTGAGCCCGTGGGCAGAGCCTCCGCTCATCCTTCACGTGCCCTTGGGAGACATGAACGACCCGTCGGCCCGCACCATCTCGCTGCCTCTCGGGGGACAACCGGCACAAATTCTCAGCTGCCGGTTTGCTTTTGAAAGCCGTTGGCTCCTCATTAGCGAGATCAGCTTCTACTCTG TGCCGTTTGAGAGTGGATCTCTTCCTTCTCCTACTGCCAGTATTCGTCCTCTCAATGTCACCCATCCAGTCCTCTCGAACGCCACCGGCAGCTCAACGG AATTCTTCATGAACACTACCCTTCTGCTGCCCAGCAGCATGCCAACAG AGTTTCCTACCATCACTCTGAGGGCGGGGCTACCTGTGGCCAAAGATGACAGCAGCAATACAGCCATCCTGATTGGCTGCCTGGTTGGAATTATTCTGCTCCTAGTGGCTGTCATAGTCGTCATACTGTGGAGGCAATACTGGAAGAAGCTGCTTGGCAAG GCACAGGGTAGTCTCTCCAGCGACGAGCTACGGGTTCATCTTTCAGTTCCCTCGGACAACGTGGTGATCAACAACACCAACACGCACACATACTCCAGCCGCTATCAGCGTATACACACTTTCCCAGATGACAGAGAGGGAGAGTACCAGGAGCCCAGCACTGTACTACGACCCCGAGAGCAGTGTGACAGCGCag CATGTGCTATTGACATGGTTGATAAAGGCCTGCCCATTCAGGAGGGTCCGCCTCCTTACCCTGGAGCCCCGCCCCCTGGTCTATCGGGTCTTCATTATGGGGAAGCATCGGGTGGTGGGGGAAGTGTTCCTCACTATGCGGAGGCTGACATCATCAGTCTACAAGGAGTTACTGGAAACAATACGTATGCAGTCCCTGCTCTCTCAGCCACTCCCACTGACTGCCCGCCACTGCCTGAGTTGCCACGGGAACGGCTTATATTCAAAGAAAAGTTGGGAGAAGGCCAATTTGGCGAG GTACATTTGTGCGAGATTGAAAACCCACAGGACCTGTCAAACCTGGAGTTCCCATTTAATGTCAGGAAAGGGCGCCCTCTGCTGGTGGCTGTGAAGATTCTGAGGCCAGATGCCTCTAAAAATGCCAG AAATGACTTTCTAAAGGAGGTAAAGATCTTATCTCGCCTGAAGGATTCAAACATCATCCGTCTGCTCGGTGTGTGCGTGAGCAGCGATCCACTCTGTATGGTCACAGAATACATGGAGAGCGGGGACCTCAATCAATACCTCTCCCAGAGAGCACTGCTGGACAAGACAGGACCTTCACATGACACACCCACCGTCAG TTACCCAGCTTTGATCTCCATGGCGAGTCAGATCGCATCAGGGATGAAGTTCTTAGCGTCCCTGAACTTCGTGCACCGGGACCTGGCCACGCGGAACTGCCTGGTGGGGGGAGAGAGAGGCGACGGGGAGGACCGAGGAGGGGAGCGTCAGATAAAGATAGCTGACTTCGGCATGAGCAGGAACCTCTATGCTGGCGATTACTACAGGATACAGGGCAGAGCTGTGCTGCCCATTCGCTGGATGGCATGGGAGTGCATTCTCATG GGGAAGTTCACCACAGCCAGTGATGTATGGGCGTTTGGCGTGACGCTGTGGGAAATGCTGAGCGTGTGTCAGGAGCAGCCGTACAGTCACATGACCGACGAGCAAGTCATTGACAACGCAGGGGAGTTCTTCAGAGACCAGGGGAGACAG GTGTACCTGGCTCGCCCGGCCGTGTGCCCGCAGGGTTTGTACGAGCTGATGCTTAGCTGCTGGAACAGAGACTGTAAACTACGGCCTTCTTTTGCTTACATTCACTCCTTCCTCACCGAGGACGCTATGAACATGGtgtaa
- the ddr1 gene encoding epithelial discoidin domain-containing receptor 1 isoform X1, which produces MATQMLVLLPILLSVLLISWTAAQDVDWHFDSAKCRYALGMEDGTIPDSDITASSAWSDSTEAKHGRLSTGEGDGAWCPAGPVFPSGSEYLQVDLHKLYFLSLVGTQGRHADGLGREFARSYRLRYSRDGRNWITWRDRWGQEVVSGNENTYDVVLKDLGPPIIARMVRFFPLADRVMSVCLRVELYGCVWEDGLKSYTAPVGHVMNLSGSPVNLNDSVYDGSKEAGMMFGGLGQLCDGVLGGNDFMESKELRVWPGYDYVGWSQDVLGQPAVDIEFHFEKTRIFHTMQVHSSNRYIQGVRVFSRVECKFKATLLSPWAEPPLILHVPLGDMNDPSARTISLPLGGQPAQILSCRFAFESRWLLISEISFYSVPFESGSLPSPTASIRPLNVTHPVLSNATGSSTEFFMNTTLLLPSSMPTEFPTITLRAGLPVAKDDSSNTAILIGCLVGIILLLVAVIVVILWRQYWKKLLGKAQGSLSSDELRVHLSVPSDNVVINNTNTHTYSSRYQRIHTFPDDREGEYQEPSTVLRPREQCDSAALLLNNPAYHLLLSDLTHGPNRLTNCHSQQEKPQNLSQACAIDMVDKGLPIQEGPPPYPGAPPPGLSGLHYGEASGGGGSVPHYAEADIISLQGVTGNNTYAVPALSATPTDCPPLPELPRERLIFKEKLGEGQFGEVHLCEIENPQDLSNLEFPFNVRKGRPLLVAVKILRPDASKNARNDFLKEVKILSRLKDSNIIRLLGVCVSSDPLCMVTEYMESGDLNQYLSQRALLDKTGPSHDTPTVSYPALISMASQIASGMKFLASLNFVHRDLATRNCLVGGERGDGEDRGGERQIKIADFGMSRNLYAGDYYRIQGRAVLPIRWMAWECILMGKFTTASDVWAFGVTLWEMLSVCQEQPYSHMTDEQVIDNAGEFFRDQGRQVYLARPAVCPQGLYELMLSCWNRDCKLRPSFAYIHSFLTEDAMNMV; this is translated from the exons atggcaacacagATGCTGGTGTTGTTGCCTATTCTCCTCTCTGTCCTCCTTATTTCCTGGACAGCGGCCCAGGACGTggattggcattttgactcgg CGAAATGTCGTTACGCTCTCGGTATGGAGGATGGCACCATACCCGACTCTGACATCACCGCATCCAGCGCCTGGTCCGACTCCACTGAAGCCAAACACGGCAG GTTGAGTACAGGAGAAGGTGATGGAGCGTGGTGTCCAGCTGGTCCTGTGTTCCCCAGCGGTTCTGAATACCTGCAGGTGGATCTACACAAACTGTATTTCCTGTCTCTGGTAGGGACGCAGGGTCGGCATGCAGACGGCCTCGGGCGGGAGTTTGCGCGCAGTTACCGGCTTCGTTACTCTCGTGATGGACGTAATTGGATTACTTGGAGAGATCGCTGGGGGCAGGAG GTGGTGTCAGGGAACGAGAACACATATGATGTGGTGCTGAAGGACCTGGGCCCGCCCATTATAGCACGCATGGTGCGGTTCTTCCCGCTGGCGGATCGTGTGATGAGCGTGTGTTTAAGAGTTGAGCTCTATGGTTGTGTCTGGGAAG aTGGACTGAAGTCATACACCGCTCCTGTGGGTCATGTGATGAATCTGTCTGGGTCACCTGTCAACCTTAATGACTCTGTGTATGATGGCAGCAAAGAGGCAGG gaTGATGTTTGGAGGATTAGGCCAGCTGTGTGATGGTGTTTTAGGTGGGAATGATTTCATGGAGAGTAAAGAGTTGAGAGTGTGGCCAGGATATGATTATGTGGGCTGGAGTCAAGACGTCCTCGGGCAGCCGGCTGTTGACATTGAATTTCACTTTGAGAAAACACGGATCTTTCACACTATGCAG gtgcACAGCAGTAACAGATACATTCAGGGCGTGCGGGTGTTCAGTCGGGTGGAGTGTAAGTTTAAAGCAACTCTGTTGAGCCCGTGGGCAGAGCCTCCGCTCATCCTTCACGTGCCCTTGGGAGACATGAACGACCCGTCGGCCCGCACCATCTCGCTGCCTCTCGGGGGACAACCGGCACAAATTCTCAGCTGCCGGTTTGCTTTTGAAAGCCGTTGGCTCCTCATTAGCGAGATCAGCTTCTACTCTG TGCCGTTTGAGAGTGGATCTCTTCCTTCTCCTACTGCCAGTATTCGTCCTCTCAATGTCACCCATCCAGTCCTCTCGAACGCCACCGGCAGCTCAACGG AATTCTTCATGAACACTACCCTTCTGCTGCCCAGCAGCATGCCAACAG AGTTTCCTACCATCACTCTGAGGGCGGGGCTACCTGTGGCCAAAGATGACAGCAGCAATACAGCCATCCTGATTGGCTGCCTGGTTGGAATTATTCTGCTCCTAGTGGCTGTCATAGTCGTCATACTGTGGAGGCAATACTGGAAGAAGCTGCTTGGCAAG GCACAGGGTAGTCTCTCCAGCGACGAGCTACGGGTTCATCTTTCAGTTCCCTCGGACAACGTGGTGATCAACAACACCAACACGCACACATACTCCAGCCGCTATCAGCGTATACACACTTTCCCAGATGACAGAGAGGGAGAGTACCAGGAGCCCAGCACTGTACTACGACCCCGAGAGCAGTGTGACAGCGCag CACTGCTGTTAAACAACCCAGCCTATCATCTCCTCCTGTCTGACCTGACACATGGCCCCAACAGGCTGACAAACTGCCACAGCCAGCAAGAAAAGCCCCAAAACCTGTCCCAGG CATGTGCTATTGACATGGTTGATAAAGGCCTGCCCATTCAGGAGGGTCCGCCTCCTTACCCTGGAGCCCCGCCCCCTGGTCTATCGGGTCTTCATTATGGGGAAGCATCGGGTGGTGGGGGAAGTGTTCCTCACTATGCGGAGGCTGACATCATCAGTCTACAAGGAGTTACTGGAAACAATACGTATGCAGTCCCTGCTCTCTCAGCCACTCCCACTGACTGCCCGCCACTGCCTGAGTTGCCACGGGAACGGCTTATATTCAAAGAAAAGTTGGGAGAAGGCCAATTTGGCGAG GTACATTTGTGCGAGATTGAAAACCCACAGGACCTGTCAAACCTGGAGTTCCCATTTAATGTCAGGAAAGGGCGCCCTCTGCTGGTGGCTGTGAAGATTCTGAGGCCAGATGCCTCTAAAAATGCCAG AAATGACTTTCTAAAGGAGGTAAAGATCTTATCTCGCCTGAAGGATTCAAACATCATCCGTCTGCTCGGTGTGTGCGTGAGCAGCGATCCACTCTGTATGGTCACAGAATACATGGAGAGCGGGGACCTCAATCAATACCTCTCCCAGAGAGCACTGCTGGACAAGACAGGACCTTCACATGACACACCCACCGTCAG TTACCCAGCTTTGATCTCCATGGCGAGTCAGATCGCATCAGGGATGAAGTTCTTAGCGTCCCTGAACTTCGTGCACCGGGACCTGGCCACGCGGAACTGCCTGGTGGGGGGAGAGAGAGGCGACGGGGAGGACCGAGGAGGGGAGCGTCAGATAAAGATAGCTGACTTCGGCATGAGCAGGAACCTCTATGCTGGCGATTACTACAGGATACAGGGCAGAGCTGTGCTGCCCATTCGCTGGATGGCATGGGAGTGCATTCTCATG GGGAAGTTCACCACAGCCAGTGATGTATGGGCGTTTGGCGTGACGCTGTGGGAAATGCTGAGCGTGTGTCAGGAGCAGCCGTACAGTCACATGACCGACGAGCAAGTCATTGACAACGCAGGGGAGTTCTTCAGAGACCAGGGGAGACAG GTGTACCTGGCTCGCCCGGCCGTGTGCCCGCAGGGTTTGTACGAGCTGATGCTTAGCTGCTGGAACAGAGACTGTAAACTACGGCCTTCTTTTGCTTACATTCACTCCTTCCTCACCGAGGACGCTATGAACATGGtgtaa